gctgcccgcccgcTCCCGAGCCAATGCCCGCGAAGGTCGGGGGGACGCCGGGCTCCCGCCCCGCCTGACTCAGCGAAGCTCCGAAGGCATCGGCTGCGGGTCCGGACGGGATGCGGGGCTGCGGGCACCGGCTCGTCCCCCGCGGTCACCCCGGCGGGGCCCCCCGCCCCGGACCGCCATCCCGGGGCCGCCGGAGGGGAAGGACGGGGCCCCCGCCGGGCAGCGCCCGGCaccgcccgctccccgccgccggggcccccGCAGCAGGAAAGCCGCCGCCAACAGCCGCTTCCTGGCCGGCGCCGCCGCAGGAAGCCTGGGGCCCGCCCGGCCGCGGGGACCGGCCCCGCCATCGTCCCGCAGCGATACGGCACCCGCGTCTTGCGGGCCCGGCCGTTCCCGCTCTGCGGCCCCGGCTGGGGGGGCACAACGGCGGGAGCCACCGGAGCGGGGCCGCAGCGTGGGGGCGTGGCCTCAGCATGGGGGCGTGTCCAAAGCACGAGGGGCGTGTCAAAGGGGCGTGGCCTCAACATGGGGGCGTGACCAAAGCATGGGGGCGTGGCGACAGCATGAGGGGCGTGTCAAGGGGCGTGACCGCAGTGTGGGGGCGTGACAAGAGCGTGAGGGCGTGTCCAAACAGGGCGTGGCCGCAGTGCGTGGGCGTGgcgagggggcgtggccgggctcCGCGCAGGCGCGGTTGCGCAAGGGGCGCGCGGCCTCCCGCGGCGCGATGGCCGAGGAGTGagtgcggggcgggggcggcggagCGACCTCGGGTCCCCGGGGGAGTCCCCGGGTCACCCGCGGTGCCCCCTGGggcccgggggggcagcggccgcgcggggcgggggggacccgTTCCCCGTCTCCAAGCGGCCACGGCCCGCTCCGCTGCGGGTCACGGGCACAGCCGGGGCGCGGCTCCCGGTGCGGAGGGCGCCGGTTGGGAGCCCCCGGGGCCGTGGcggtgcggggccggggggccgggAACGCAGCAGCCTCTCTCGGGGTGCAGCGGGGCCCGGGGCCGCGCTCCGTTCCGCTCCCGGCTCTGCCCACCGGGCTCGGCGGGTCggggcgggcaggagccgcCGGTTCCCACGGTCCCCCCGGCTTCCCCGTGCGCTTCGAGCCGCGGTTGCTCCATAAACAGCCCTAGCGCGGTTTTACGCTGTTATTTTTGCCTGTGATGCATTTAAAATCCGCagggttgttggtttttttttttttttccccttgtttacAGTTTTAAGCTCTCCATTCTCTGGTATTTATTCTTTCTGTACTTTTATAGAAAAATGGAGCTCGCCACTCCCCCAACATCAAAGTGCATTAtatactggaaaagaaaagtcAAGTCTGAATATATGCGCCTCCGGCAGCTCAAGAGGTTCCAGGCGAACATGGGAGCCAAGGTACGGAGATAACGGTGGGAGCTCGAGCTGAAAGGGCATCATCTAAATTCTTCGCTTGTGATAATTGAGCAGCTGTCTGATGGGTGCTCCGTCCTGCGAATTGATGAGCTGTATTTTAATTGCACGCTGGATAAGTTGGAAGATGTATGACTTCTCCTCGCGCTCCGTTATGAGCCTCGAGCCGCGCACTTTGTGTCCGTTGTAGCTAGAAAACCAGCTCTGGCATCAATAACTGCAGCAGGAGGACTCGTTTCCACTTGTTCTTTAAAGTATTTCACTCTCGGTGCTGGTGGGTTTCAGGATTTTAGAAGCGGTCATCTGGAATCAGGAGTTCTCAAAAGCCACTGGGTAGATTTTCAGCACAGTTTTGTGCCAGCACTGAGtttaatcagatttttttctcatcagtaTCATCTGTTTGAAATGTCCTGCCTTGTGCGTATAATTTCAGGAGGGGTTTTTGTGTCCTCAACGTGTTTTCCTTACATTTCGAGCACCGCTTTCTCTCATTTCAGGCTCTGTTTGTGGCCAACTTTGCAAAGGTCCATGAAAAGACTCAGATTCTGAACGAGGACTGGAAGAAGCTGCGAGTCCAGCCGGTGCAGCTGATGAAGCCGGTCAGCGGACACCCCTTCCTAAAACAggtgcagagaggaaaagggtCACGGCAGCAGCTGGTGGACTCCAACCAGGGCTTTGCAGGGAGCCGGGAGGCTACAGGatcatttttgtgtgtgctgtCCTATGCCAGCATCTTCTGGGatgcagaaatggagaaaaaaaaagaagaaaaaaagcttttcttgtgGAAGAGAGACCCCAGGGCTCCACTGTTTGTCCTGAAGAGCATTTTCCTCACtgcccttctctttcctcctatTCCAGTGCACCGTTGAGAGCATTTTCCCGGGATTTCCGAGCCAGACGCTGTACATGAGGACCCTGAACACGGTGGCGCTGGTGCCCATCATGTACTCCTGGTCCCCTCTTCAGCAGAATTTCATGGTACGTGGGCCTTGGTGTGGTTGGCGTGCAATTGTTACGTGCTTGTGAAGCAATTATGCCTCCTTGTTTCAAGCGATGTCTGCTCGGGAGATGACAGAAAGTGTTGTTttagttgctttttttgttgaatCCTATAAACCAGCCTTGTATCCACGCTGTCTTACCCAGCTAGTCTCTCCTTTACACCTGACTCCCTGGTAAGGCCGCCATTATTTTACAGGATCCAAGGAGTAAATacatgtttctttgtgtttttcttaagatttttcttcctttttaaatggAGAGTTTTATTTCTTAGGCAGGCCCTTCCCTTTGCAACTGGATTACCCTGCTGGTCTCACCGTAAGGATGCTACCGAGGACCAGTTCCTCCGTCGCAGAAGTGCGGGGAGTGATTTAAATGCGGATTTTGGGGTGACAGCGTTAAGATTATTGGTTAAATAAGCCGGTGGTGCGTGGCTGGTCTGGTGAAGGTCCCATATCCTTGCTTCTGTGGTTAATACATGAATTCTCCTCAGTTTTGGCTGCGTTCCTCCGGGGAGCGAGTTActggtttgcttttttgcagTTCCTCGAACACAACCTCTCTGACATTTTTTGGCTGTTTGTTATTCTTGGCAACACGTGTGTTCCTGAGTTTCTGTGAGCTTCGGAGGcgcagcttttcttttttaaagcaaattgcACTTTCAGGGGTCAAAGTTATGCTGCCGGGATGGGATAATGATGAAATGCCGGTGATGAGACATCTGAAAGTTCAGCTGGGGAGacacagcctggctggggatcagcaaatgctgcttttctgcattaAATCCCGTCTCTCTTTCAGGTGGAGGATGAAACCGTGCTGTGCAATATCCCTTACATGGGAGACGAGGTGAAGGAAGAAGATGAAACTTTCATCGAAGAGCTTATTAACAACTATGATGGGAAGGTTCACGGAGAGGAAGGTAACCTGGGAGCAGTCAGCACTCTCCGTTTGCAAATAACAGATCAAAATAGTTAAGAAATCAAAAGGTGGCAGCAGTAACCAGCTTTTCTGTGGGAGCTCTTAGAGCAAACAATCCCCTTTATCCCCACAAAATAGCGAGGCAGGTTCTAGTTGCTAAAAATACCGTGCGGTGGGTTTGCGATTTACCACCGCTGGCTGACATCtctctgtttcagaaatgaTTTCAGGGTCAGTCCTTATCAGCGACGCCGTGTTCCTGGAGCTGGTGAACGCCCTCAATCAGTACTcggatgaggaagaggaaggacaCAATGATTCTGAGGGTAAACAGGAGGACGGGAAAGAGGAGCTGCCGgtcacaaggaaaagaaagcgAACCGCAGCGGAAGGTGGGTTTGGTCACAGAAATTAGGGATTTGTTGGTCACGTTTCCATCCTGCCCTGCCTGAGTAGCTGCCCAGTGCTCTCCTGCCATCACTCTTCATTACTATATTAACTATTATTATATTAGTGCCCTTAGCCACACATTAACGAGCTTGGCGAGTTCTGGTCAGGCAGAAGGGAAGTCAGGTGTTCTCGTTGTCCCCCGTGGACAAGGTAAGAAATCATCAGTGTAAAGCTGGATTTAGATGAGTCATCTGGAAAATGATTTCACGGGAAGATTAGCAGAGCAGGGGGGTATTTATTACCCGAGGAGGCTGCGGGATCTCCGTTCCTGGAGGTTTTAAAGTGCCGGTCTGGCAAAGCATCTGTCAGTAAGTGTGGAGGTAGATCTGATCCTGCTGTGGGTTGGCGAGGTGAATCTTCTCAAATCCCTTCCAGCCCTGTTTTCCAGGGGTTAAtgttcctctgctctctcctgtgCACCTGCAGTTCTTATTGCATGAGGAAGCTTTGATTTGTGGGATTTTCATGTGACCTGCACGACCTTAGGGATTGCTGACTGGTAGTTTTGTCTTTGCCTTTGCTTTGTAGCCATACGGGTACCACAAATACCAGGACCTGCTGTAAATGTAGAAAAGCATCGTCTGCAAATCCTGTCTCggtaaaaataaataggagTGGTCCTTAAGAAATTATTAGTACTTCTATCAATACATTGTGGTGCGTCTGGAAATGTCTTAGCCTGGTTGCAGGACAAAAGGTTTATTCGTTGTGGGTAGGATTAACTTTCAGTCTCTTAAAACCCAACCCTGAACACCTGCTGGAATCGCTTTCTgtggaagaaggaaagacaCGTTCCCATCCAGCTTAACGGAGGGATTATCTCTTTCTCTTAGGTAACAAGAAGTGTTCAAAGAAGCGGTTTCCAAACGACATGATCTTCACTGCTATTTCGTCGATGTTTCCTGAGTACGGCTTCCCAGAGGATATGAAAGAAAGGTAGAAGATCTCTACTTAACTTATCTGTTACCTTTGTTAGCAACAGCTGAAatctgcccagggcagtgctggagtcaccatccctggaggggtttaaaaggcgtttagacgaggttcttagggacgtggtttagcgctagagttgggttatggttggactcgatgatcctgagggtctcttccaactgaaacgcTTCTACGTATTTATGTATTTCGGAAAACAGCACTGAGCAGAAAGTAGAGCTCAATTTGCTGCAGGCTCCCTGAGCAGAGTGATTTTTTGAGCATTAAAAGCTTTAGTTTAGCTTGAAGGTATCTGGGCCAGAGTCCTAGTGGCCCGGATAATCATGTAGTCATGTAAAACGCCTCGAATTAGCAAAGCAGGTGCATCtgtgagtgatttttttttttttttttgtcgaACAGGTACCGGGAGCTGACGGAGGTGTCAGACCCCAACGTGCTGCCGCCGCAGTGCACCCCGAACATTGACGGGCCGTGCGCCAAGTCGGTGCAGCGGGAGCAGTCCCTGCACTCCTTCCACACCCTCTTCTGCCGCCGCTGCTTCAAATACGACTGTTTCCTGCATCGTAAGTGCAGTCTCGGCCGGATGCTTCCCTAGAGCCCTGTTTCTCCTCGTTTTCTTTCCTGGGTTCTTCATACCTCTATACGCCTTTGCTTAGTGTCTGTGCCTCCCCGGAGCTTTGCGGTGGAGCTTTTTAGGAGCTGACAGGTTCCCAGAAGCCTTTTTGTAAAGACGGCTCCGCTCTTGTCCTCAAACGGATGGTAAAGCGACCTGCGGGGCCGTCCCCTCTTTGTCACCGCTGCTCAGCGCGCCGCCTTTGAGCCTCCTGGCAGCTTGGGCCAGAAATCCCGCTGCAAATAGACGTTACCCTTGCTTTGCAGAAGCTCATCGGGGAAAGGGATGAATGTTTCACTTCCAAAAGTCCGGACATGCCCCCCTGTGTTTTGTTGCTTCGCTGGAACTTTCAGCTTTCATCTTAGTCACGTTCCTGCGGTTTGTCCTGCCAAAAGCCTTTGGGATCCTGGTTTAGCTGTCGGACCTGTTGTATCCCAGGTCTAAGGGCCTCTTTGGAAAGTCACAggactcttatttttttttttttttcccagtgaattatttattaaaagataTACTGTTAAGATCACGTGGTCTTATTGTTTCAGTCTGAAAGcagatctttttttcctatggcCTCTCCTACCGCCACCGCTGCTGGGTCTCCAAAATGGGTTGGATTAGGGGTGGCCGGGGGGTCCCAGCGCCGCGGTCCCCACTGCCGGGGCATCTCGGTGACTCCCCCTCACCTTCCCTgagctcctgctgtccctgtcccttgcAGCATTTGGGGAAACACTTAGAGAATGCTAATAGTAAagatcattattattttttcagcttttcatgcCACTCCTAATGTGTACAAACGAAAGAATAGAGAGACCAAGATCGAGCCAGATCCTTGTGGAGCAGACTGTTTCCTCTGGCTGGTATGTTTTTCgtcttgctgctttttgaaaCCAGGAGAGACGTGGCCtggccagccctgctctgcagaaccCTGTGGGTCCTTTTCCCAACTTTGAGGATTTTTCAGAATTAGTTCTAGGCCTCATTGGCATCAGGGGGAGCACAGATCCACCTACAGACCTTAGCAGATGCGTATTTTAGCAAATCTGCAGCTAAGTCTGATTTCGTAGCCAGCAGATGGGAAATTGTGGGGAGAAATGATTTCCCTGGGCTCAGTGCAGCGTTTGAAACATGAAGCCCAGGTTAAAAACGCTGAGGAAGGAGTCTAGCATGTGTGGGGAAGGCTTGAACTATTTTAAAAGcgattttttttcagcaatacAGCCTGTGTGAGCGGGGATGAGAGCTGCAGAGGGGAAGAGCTGGCTGCGGGGAGGTGGGTGCgtttgggggtgctggagatacagggtgtcctggggagcagaggacGGGAGAACGTCACTGCATGCGTGAGAGACAGCGCTGCGGAGtagagggacagggacaaggagcCTCTTTGGGCAGCAATTTTGAAAGAAGCAAAGTGGGAACGTGCAGTGCGGGCAGCTGGCAGAGCCTCGGCACTTGCTGAAGTGAGCACGTGTGGTGTGTTTTCCACCTTCTTTtggtggcagcagggcagggcttgtcccagggcctgCGGAAAAGCGTTTCTGTGTCCCCTACGTCCGCCACCCGCCTtgtcctctgctctgcccgcaggAAGGAGCCAAGGAGTTCGCCGCGCTGCACAACCCCAGGTCCAAGTGCTCGGGCCGGCGCCGCCGGAGGCACCACGTGGTGGGAGCGTCCTGCTCGAACGCCCCGGCGTCCACCGTCACCGAGGCCAGGGAGGGCGACAGCGACCGAGACACCGGCAACGAGTGGGCCTCGAGCTCCTCGGGTAGGATTTGCGCCCGGAGACGCAGGCGGCACCTCGCAGCCGGGGCTGGCCCTGTCTTGTCCGTGCGTGCCGCGTGGGGTGTGCGGAGTGTGGAGTATccctggggaggccgcatctggaatattgtgtccagtgctgggcccctcaggtccagcaggacagggaactgctggagagagtccagcgcagccacgaagatgctgaaaggagtggagcatctcccgtgtgaggaaaggctgaggagctggggctctgagctggaggagactgaggggtgactcattcatggggatcaatatgggaaggggcagtgtcaggaggatggagccaggctcttctgggtgacaaccagtgataggacaaggggcagtgggtgcaaactggaacacaggaggttccacttaaatttgagaagaaacgtcttcccggtgagggtgccggagcctggcccaggctgcccagggaggttgtggagtctccttctctgcagacattccaacccgcctggacaccttcctgtgtaacctcatctgggtgttcctgctccggcgggggggttggactggatgagctttcgaggtcccttccaacccctgacattctgggattctgtgattcagagtCAGCAAACAGAGCCGGTGTTTAGAGCTGGGCTTAAACACGAGAGACATCAGGCCCTGCCCTTGCTGCTGGGGGATTTGTTGTCCTCTaggaggaaggagggacagTACCAGGCAAATTCAGAGCTTTGCTGGGATCTGCAAAGCCAAGAGCTCTTGGCTCCCAGCACCGTGCCCGCCCGTGTCCCCAGAGATGCCCTCGACCTCCCCGC
This DNA window, taken from Caloenas nicobarica isolate bCalNic1 chromosome 24, bCalNic1.hap1, whole genome shotgun sequence, encodes the following:
- the EZH1 gene encoding histone-lysine N-methyltransferase EZH1; its protein translation is MAEEKMELATPPTSKCIIYWKRKVKSEYMRLRQLKRFQANMGAKALFVANFAKVHEKTQILNEDWKKLRVQPVQLMKPVSGHPFLKQCTVESIFPGFPSQTLYMRTLNTVALVPIMYSWSPLQQNFMVEDETVLCNIPYMGDEVKEEDETFIEELINNYDGKVHGEEEMISGSVLISDAVFLELVNALNQYSDEEEEGHNDSEGKQEDGKEELPVTRKRKRTAAEGNKKCSKKRFPNDMIFTAISSMFPEYGFPEDMKERYRELTEVSDPNVLPPQCTPNIDGPCAKSVQREQSLHSFHTLFCRRCFKYDCFLHPFHATPNVYKRKNRETKIEPDPCGADCFLWLEGAKEFAALHNPRSKCSGRRRRRHHVVGASCSNAPASTVTEAREGDSDRDTGNEWASSSSEANSRCQTPTKQKLSPASSQLFAVETPQEPVEWTGAEESLFRVFHGTYFNNFCSIARLLGTKTCKQVFQFAVKESLITKLPTNELMNPSQKKKRKHRLWAAHCRKIQLKKDNSPTQVYNYQPCDHPEHPCDSSCPCIMTQNFCEKFCQCNPDCQNRFPGCRCKTQCNTKQCPCYLAVRECDPDLCLTCGASEHWDCKVVSCKNCSIQRGLKKHLLLAPSDVAGWGTFIKESVQKNEFISEYCGELISQDEADRRGKVYDKYMSSFLFNLNNDFVVDATRKGNKIRFANHSVNPNCYAKVVMVNGDHRIGIFAKRAIQAGEELFFDYRYSQADALKYVGIERETDII